In Halodesulfovibrio sp. MK-HDV, a single window of DNA contains:
- the thiD gene encoding bifunctional hydroxymethylpyrimidine kinase/phosphomethylpyrimidine kinase — MQKHPCVLTIAGSDSGGGAGIQADLKTMAVLGGYGTSVITALTAQNGLGVTGIQAPDSEFVVQQLTTVLDGFPIAAAKTGMLFSAPIITGVADVLIKQDFPLVIDPVSVSTSGHALLQQDAVDALVERILPLATVVTPNKPEAEMLAGMKIETEGNVATAIKRILALGPKAVLLKGGHFDEADEELVDWLGLPGEAPLGLHHSRVVTKNTHGTGCTLSAAIATFLAHGFELKQSVKKAQVYLSICLRDSYTPGEGFGPPNHIAPFERK; from the coding sequence ATGCAAAAACATCCATGCGTGCTTACCATTGCCGGTTCTGATTCGGGCGGTGGCGCTGGAATTCAAGCGGACTTAAAGACGATGGCTGTGCTTGGCGGATACGGCACGAGTGTCATTACAGCTTTGACAGCACAGAATGGGTTGGGCGTGACTGGGATTCAGGCACCTGATTCAGAATTTGTTGTGCAGCAGCTTACAACCGTTTTAGACGGATTCCCTATTGCAGCAGCTAAAACGGGTATGCTTTTTTCTGCTCCGATCATTACCGGTGTTGCGGATGTGCTTATAAAGCAGGATTTCCCGTTGGTAATTGATCCGGTGTCTGTAAGTACAAGTGGTCACGCACTCTTGCAGCAGGACGCTGTAGATGCGCTCGTCGAGCGAATTCTTCCATTAGCAACCGTTGTTACGCCTAATAAACCGGAAGCAGAAATGCTTGCGGGGATGAAAATTGAAACAGAAGGCAATGTTGCAACAGCAATAAAGCGTATTCTTGCTTTAGGACCTAAAGCGGTATTACTCAAAGGTGGGCATTTTGATGAGGCAGATGAAGAATTAGTAGACTGGTTGGGGCTTCCTGGTGAAGCACCGCTTGGACTGCACCATTCTCGTGTTGTTACTAAAAATACTCATGGTACCGGCTGTACATTGTCTGCTGCTATTGCAACCTTTCTTGCTCATGGGTTTGAGCTGAAGCAATCTGTAAAGAAAGCACAAGTGTATCTGTCTATTTGCCTTCGTGACAGTTATACACCGGGTGAAGGCTTTGGGCCTCCCAATCATATTGCACCGTTTGAACGGAAATAA
- a CDS encoding response regulator — MYSLRVLIVEDDTVSATLHKAMLESEGHSVVGVARSENEAIALAMTKMPDLVLMDIYLEDGTSGVHAAKVMYSSYALPVIFITCGTAVDQLQALVDSDAFALIKKPVSLEELRVNLSIVMRRAAEIQENREQSARYETLVNMLPVAVFSVLENGQIDWCNAACANALAYASPQDFCEQCSDVDNLLVGTDESLLLLEAETRTARQLLARDGEVVSRTLYKIEHCSSSAKAGCLFFVLE, encoded by the coding sequence ATGTACAGTCTTCGAGTGCTCATTGTAGAAGATGATACGGTAAGTGCAACATTGCATAAAGCAATGTTGGAAAGTGAAGGGCATAGTGTAGTTGGGGTAGCGCGTTCAGAAAATGAAGCAATAGCCCTTGCGATGACTAAAATGCCTGACCTGGTACTTATGGATATCTATCTTGAAGATGGTACGTCAGGCGTACATGCCGCGAAGGTAATGTATTCATCGTATGCATTGCCTGTGATCTTTATTACTTGCGGTACAGCAGTTGATCAGTTGCAAGCGTTGGTTGATAGTGACGCCTTTGCTTTGATCAAAAAACCTGTGAGCCTTGAAGAGTTGCGGGTTAATCTAAGTATTGTAATGCGTAGGGCTGCTGAGATTCAAGAAAACAGAGAGCAGTCGGCACGCTATGAGACTCTCGTTAATATGTTGCCTGTGGCAGTATTCTCTGTTTTGGAAAATGGACAGATTGACTGGTGTAATGCGGCTTGTGCAAACGCTTTGGCATATGCTTCTCCTCAAGATTTTTGTGAACAGTGTTCAGATGTTGATAATTTGTTGGTGGGTACAGATGAGTCATTGCTGTTGTTAGAAGCGGAGACGAGGACAGCACGACAGTTACTTGCCAGAGATGGGGAAGTGGTTTCAAGAACGCTGTATAAAATTGAGCATTGCAGCTCGAGTGCGAAAGCGGGGTGTCTCTTTTTTGTACTTGAGTAG
- a CDS encoding helix-turn-helix domain-containing protein codes for MSIGIKHTYTLGEAAELLSCHKETIRRAIKDGSLQAAKLGRGYRVSRVDLEAFWQAQGGGVLFEKVEQQVVEPDPEPEPVEAKPKKPRGPEQLTLPT; via the coding sequence TTGAGTATTGGCATAAAGCATACGTACACACTTGGTGAGGCAGCAGAACTTCTTAGCTGCCATAAAGAGACCATTCGCAGAGCGATTAAAGACGGTAGTCTGCAAGCAGCAAAGCTTGGGCGCGGCTACAGAGTCTCTCGTGTTGATCTTGAAGCTTTTTGGCAAGCTCAGGGGGGCGGTGTGTTGTTCGAGAAAGTCGAGCAGCAGGTTGTTGAGCCGGATCCGGAGCCGGAACCGGTAGAAGCAAAACCTAAAAAACCGCGGGGGCCGGAACAGCTAACGTTACCCACCTAA
- a CDS encoding GGDEF domain-containing protein gives MLRIFHNLFGINEQSRFQRAWQAFLLGICAPFGWLFITFLLQLTPVDPLYEVALYTYITVGSVFAMVGFALCISKSEEHFARMSLLDPLTTLYNSRYLLTRADQEFALLERTGQHMALLMADIDHFKYVNDQYGHSVGDIVLHQVAKVMQTTARKVDVVARVGGEEFALLLPNSTTAGAMILAERIREQIEHTPIVLPDGRSFNVKISLGASSTEEFLPQVFNELYESADNALYRAKRDGRNRVVKAVETDMLTNDVAC, from the coding sequence ATGTTGCGCATTTTCCACAATTTGTTTGGTATCAATGAGCAAAGCCGGTTTCAGCGAGCATGGCAGGCATTTCTTTTAGGGATTTGTGCTCCGTTCGGTTGGTTGTTTATTACTTTTTTGTTGCAACTGACTCCTGTGGATCCTTTGTACGAAGTTGCTTTGTATACATACATTACCGTAGGTAGTGTCTTTGCTATGGTCGGTTTTGCTCTCTGTATCAGCAAAAGTGAAGAGCATTTTGCTAGAATGAGCCTGCTGGACCCGCTCACAACTTTGTATAACAGCAGGTATTTGCTCACACGTGCGGATCAGGAATTTGCTCTGCTCGAAAGAACTGGCCAGCATATGGCGCTACTGATGGCTGATATTGATCACTTCAAATATGTAAATGATCAGTACGGACATTCTGTTGGTGATATTGTGTTGCATCAGGTTGCCAAGGTGATGCAGACAACAGCCCGTAAAGTTGATGTGGTTGCTCGTGTCGGTGGCGAAGAATTTGCGCTCCTGCTTCCGAATTCCACAACTGCCGGTGCGATGATTCTTGCCGAACGTATTAGAGAACAGATAGAGCATACACCGATTGTGTTGCCGGACGGACGGAGCTTTAATGTGAAAATATCTTTGGGTGCCTCTTCAACAGAAGAGTTTCTTCCGCAGGTATTTAACGAGCTGTATGAAAGTGCAGATAATGCTTTGTATCGTGCAAAACGTGATGGCCGTAACCGTGTTGTTAAGGCTGTGGAAACAGATATGTTAACAAACGACGTCGCGTGCTAA
- a CDS encoding insulinase family protein, which produces MTEQFGFELVDEQRVEELATIARLWKHSKTGAQVLSMNNADENKVFGVSFRTPPSDSTGVAHILEHSVLCGSEKFPVKEPFVELLKGSLQTFLNAFTYPDKTCYPVASTNLQDFYNLIDVYLDAAFFPLINEQIFQQEGWHYNVEKAEEPLTYRGVVYNEMRGVYSSPDSVLHERSQQSLFPDMTYGLDSGGNPDVIPQLTYEQFKNFHETYYHPSNGRFFFWGDDDEAKRLEKLSGTLERFSALEVDSNVPLQEEFERPIALLEGYAAGPATSEHQGRAMFTMNWLLPETAEAELNLAFQMLEQILIGMPASPLRKALIESGLGEDITGVGLENELRQMYFSTGLSGIKSENADVVEALIFDTLNGLIKNGIDKEYIEAAVNSIEFDLRENNSGRFPVGLSVMVRSLTTWLYDADPLALIAFEEPLGFIKERLANGDRLFEDLISAFLVGNNHRTTVLLVPDEDLQDERKKRVEKSLESVRENMSDEDVAAVVENTALLRKMQQTPDSEEAVASIPRLTIEDIPTENKTIPQKETAHSGVTVYTHDLETNGVVYASAAFDIAGLDASLLPYVPLLGRCMTEVGTDKLNFVELGMRIAAKTGGISADLMTATTIGERTPLAKLVVHGKSTEDKVSDLFELLQTVALDAELNNKERFRSIVLEEKSRVEQGVVPSGHMIVMSHLRGCFDMAGWVSEQTGGISYLGFLRMLADKVAGDWDAVLADLEHVRTAILKKSETLISVTAETSGLHAVDGLVKGFIDALPERAAESALWQPEFVTTNEAFLIPAQVNYVGKGADLYALGYKYHGSANVIFKHLRMGWLWDQVRVQGGAYGAFAAFDRSTGVLAQVSYRDPNLENTLKAFDGSAAYLKDLKLGKAELEKAIIGAIGDLDTHMLPDAKGSAAATRKMLGDTDALRQQMRDEILSTTLDHFHSFAEVLQAAAETGHICVLGGNGVREAAEANGWNISEIL; this is translated from the coding sequence ATGACAGAACAGTTCGGCTTTGAACTTGTTGATGAACAGCGCGTTGAAGAGTTGGCAACTATTGCCCGTCTGTGGAAACACAGCAAAACTGGTGCGCAGGTACTGTCCATGAACAATGCCGATGAAAACAAGGTGTTTGGCGTATCCTTCAGAACTCCACCTTCAGATTCAACAGGTGTTGCGCATATTCTGGAGCACTCCGTATTATGCGGATCAGAAAAATTCCCTGTAAAAGAACCGTTTGTAGAATTGCTTAAAGGGTCATTACAGACTTTTTTGAATGCGTTTACCTATCCGGATAAGACTTGTTATCCTGTGGCATCAACTAATCTGCAGGATTTCTATAACTTAATTGATGTGTACCTTGATGCAGCATTTTTCCCTCTGATTAATGAGCAGATTTTTCAGCAGGAAGGCTGGCATTACAATGTGGAAAAGGCAGAAGAACCGTTAACGTATCGCGGTGTCGTTTATAACGAAATGCGCGGCGTTTACAGCTCGCCGGATAGTGTGCTGCATGAGCGTTCTCAGCAGTCACTGTTCCCGGATATGACATATGGTCTTGATTCCGGTGGTAACCCTGATGTTATTCCTCAGCTTACCTACGAGCAGTTTAAAAACTTCCACGAAACTTACTACCATCCATCCAACGGTCGCTTCTTCTTCTGGGGCGATGATGATGAAGCAAAACGACTTGAAAAACTTTCAGGAACCCTGGAGCGTTTCTCCGCACTGGAAGTAGATTCTAACGTACCGCTTCAGGAAGAATTTGAACGTCCGATTGCATTGCTGGAAGGCTATGCCGCTGGCCCTGCCACCAGTGAGCATCAGGGACGTGCTATGTTCACTATGAACTGGCTGCTTCCTGAAACTGCTGAAGCAGAGCTTAACCTTGCATTCCAGATGTTGGAGCAGATCCTTATTGGTATGCCTGCATCTCCATTGCGCAAGGCGCTTATTGAGTCCGGTCTCGGAGAAGACATTACAGGCGTAGGTCTTGAAAATGAACTGCGTCAGATGTATTTTTCAACCGGTCTTTCAGGTATTAAATCTGAAAATGCTGACGTAGTTGAGGCGTTAATTTTTGATACACTCAACGGTCTTATTAAGAATGGCATCGATAAAGAATATATCGAAGCTGCTGTAAACAGCATTGAGTTTGATCTTCGTGAGAATAACTCCGGCCGTTTCCCTGTTGGTTTGTCAGTAATGGTAAGATCGTTAACCACTTGGTTGTACGATGCTGATCCGTTGGCACTTATTGCTTTTGAAGAGCCTCTTGGGTTTATCAAAGAGCGCCTTGCTAATGGTGACCGTCTCTTTGAAGACCTCATTAGTGCTTTCCTTGTCGGGAACAACCATCGCACCACTGTGCTGCTTGTTCCAGACGAAGATTTACAGGATGAGCGCAAAAAACGTGTAGAAAAAAGCCTTGAGAGCGTTCGTGAAAACATGAGCGACGAAGACGTAGCTGCTGTTGTAGAAAATACAGCACTGCTTCGAAAAATGCAGCAGACTCCGGATAGCGAAGAAGCTGTGGCAAGTATTCCACGTCTAACCATTGAAGATATTCCGACCGAAAACAAAACTATTCCGCAGAAGGAAACAGCGCATTCAGGTGTGACTGTGTACACGCATGATTTGGAAACAAACGGCGTTGTATATGCTTCTGCTGCCTTTGATATTGCCGGATTGGATGCTTCATTGCTTCCTTATGTTCCGCTTCTGGGCAGATGTATGACCGAAGTGGGTACAGATAAGCTTAACTTTGTAGAGCTGGGAATGCGCATTGCTGCAAAAACTGGTGGCATCAGCGCTGACCTTATGACCGCAACTACCATTGGTGAGCGGACTCCGCTTGCGAAACTTGTAGTTCACGGTAAATCAACAGAAGATAAAGTTTCTGATCTTTTTGAATTATTACAGACAGTGGCGCTGGATGCCGAGCTAAATAATAAAGAGCGCTTCCGTTCTATTGTTTTGGAAGAGAAGTCCCGCGTTGAGCAGGGTGTTGTTCCTTCCGGTCATATGATCGTGATGTCCCATTTGCGCGGCTGCTTTGATATGGCTGGCTGGGTATCAGAGCAGACTGGTGGCATCAGCTACCTTGGTTTCCTTCGTATGCTAGCAGATAAAGTAGCTGGTGACTGGGATGCAGTACTTGCTGATTTAGAGCATGTTCGTACTGCTATCCTCAAAAAGTCAGAGACATTGATTTCAGTAACCGCTGAAACAAGCGGTCTTCACGCGGTTGATGGTCTTGTAAAAGGCTTTATCGATGCGTTACCTGAACGTGCTGCAGAATCTGCTTTGTGGCAGCCTGAATTTGTGACCACAAACGAAGCTTTCCTTATTCCTGCACAGGTTAACTATGTTGGTAAAGGTGCAGACTTGTATGCGCTTGGATATAAATATCATGGCTCCGCCAATGTTATTTTCAAGCATTTGCGCATGGGCTGGCTTTGGGATCAGGTTCGCGTACAGGGCGGTGCATATGGTGCGTTTGCAGCTTTTGATAGAAGCACAGGCGTTCTTGCACAGGTTTCCTATCGTGATCCGAACCTCGAAAATACTTTGAAAGCATTTGATGGTTCTGCGGCGTATTTGAAGGATCTTAAACTTGGAAAGGCAGAGCTGGAAAAAGCTATTATTGGTGCCATTGGCGACCTTGATACGCATATGCTTCCGGACGCAAAAGGTTCTGCCGCTGCTACTCGCAAGATGCTTGGCGACACAGATGCATTGCGTCAGCAGATGCGTGACGAAATTCTGTCAACAACTCTTGATCATTTCCATTCTTTCGCAGAAGTTCTTCAAGCTGCGGCAGAAACAGGGCATATCTGCGTTCTTGGTGGAAACGGCGTGCGCGAAGCTGCCGAAGCCAATGGTTGGAATATTAGCGAGATTCTATAG
- a CDS encoding Fur family transcriptional regulator — MKEPIQVFADYIAKNNLKVTPQRMLIVEVFLKDEGHLTTEELYERVKKADPSVGQATVYRTMKLLCDSGIAKEVHFGDGVARYEQSYGSKHHDHLICERCGKNLEVIDDQIERLQDELAAKHGFVLTSHRMYLYGVCSDCRSSK, encoded by the coding sequence ATGAAAGAGCCAATTCAAGTCTTTGCAGATTATATTGCAAAGAATAACCTGAAGGTTACTCCGCAGCGTATGCTGATTGTAGAAGTGTTTTTGAAAGACGAAGGACACTTGACTACAGAAGAATTATACGAGCGTGTTAAAAAGGCTGACCCATCTGTTGGGCAGGCCACCGTTTACAGAACCATGAAGTTGCTCTGCGACTCAGGTATTGCCAAAGAAGTTCATTTTGGTGACGGTGTAGCTCGCTATGAGCAAAGTTATGGCAGTAAGCATCATGATCATTTGATTTGTGAGCGCTGCGGGAAAAATCTGGAAGTCATCGATGACCAGATTGAACGTCTACAGGACGAACTTGCTGCAAAGCATGGTTTTGTTCTGACCAGTCATAGAATGTACCTATACGGTGTGTGCAGTGACTGCCGGTCAAGCAAGTAA